One part of the Solanum dulcamara chromosome 3, daSolDulc1.2, whole genome shotgun sequence genome encodes these proteins:
- the LOC129882789 gene encoding 2-methyl-6-phytyl-1,4-hydroquinone methyltransferase, chloroplastic-like: MANSILISGTQCFSLCRRVSPNGLGFVGSDFNGNQFPKLGLSRTSCKIKTLAPICSISTSRPVSQPRFIQHKQEAFWFYRFLSIVYDHVINPGHWTEDMREDALEPADLNDRNLTVVDVGGGTGFTTLGIVEHVDAKNVTILDQSPHQLAKAKEKEPLKECKIIEGDAEDLPFSTDYADRYVSAGSIEYWPDPQRGIREAYRVLKPGGKACLIGPVHPTFWLSRFFADVWMLFPKEEEYLEWFEKAGFKDVQLKKIGPKWYRGVRRHGLIMGCSVTGVKSTPGDSPLQLGPKAEDVTKPINPFVFMLRFLLGAMAATYYVLVPIYMWVKDQVVPEGKPL; encoded by the exons ATGGCAAATTCAATACTCATCTCTGGAACTCAATGTTTCAGTCTTTGTAGGAGAGTTTCCCCAAATGGGTTAGGTTTTGTTGGTTCAGATTTCAATGGGAATCAATTTCCCAAGTTGGGTTTATCAAGAACCAGTTGTAAAATCAAAACCCTAGCTCCAATTTGCAGTATTTCAACATCTAGGCCAGTTTCACAGCCAAGATTCATACAACACAAACAAGAAGCTTTTTGGTTTTATAGGTTCTTATCTATTGTGTATGATCATGTGATTAATCCTGGTCATTGGACTGAAGATATGAGGGAGGATGCACTTGAACCAGCTGACCTTAATGACAGGAATTTGACTGTGGTGGATGTTGGTGGTGGCACTGGTTTCACCACATTGGGTATAGTTGAGCATGTGGATGCCAAGAATGTTACAATTCTTGACCAATCTCCTCATCAACTGGCTAAGGCTAAGGAAAAGGAGCCGTTGAAGGAATGCAAGATAATTGAGGGTGATGCTGAGGATCTTCCATTCTCAACTGACTATGCTGATCGATATGTATCTGCTGGAAG TATTGAATACTGGCCGGACCCACAACGTGGAATCAGAGAGGCATACAGAGTTCTGAAACCTGGAGGAAAGGCGTGCCTAATCGGTCCTGTGCACCCTACCTTTTGGTTGTCTCGTTTCTTTGCTGATGTGTGGATGCTCTTCCCTAAGGAGGAAGAATACTTAGAGTGGTTTGAGAAGGCAGGATTCAAGGACGTCCAACTGAAGAAGATTGGCCCAAAATGGTATCGTGGGGTTCGCAGGCATGGGCTTATCATGGGATGTTCTGTGACTGGTGTAAAGTCTACACCAGGCGATTCACCATTGCAG CTTGGCCCAAAGGCAGAGGATGTGACAAAACCTATAAATCCATTCGTCTTTATGTTGCGGTTCCTTCTGGGGGCAATGGCAGCAACATACTATGTTTTGGTTCCTATTTACATGTGGGTTAAAGACCAGGTTGTTCCTGAAGGCAAACCTCTGTGA
- the LOC129883645 gene encoding ammonium transporter 2 member 5-like, producing MAYLYLPRNHQPDDSNPPWMNKADNAWQLTTATLVGLQSVPGLVILYGSIVKKKWALNSALMALYAFAAVLVCWVGWGYQLAFGDTLAPFLGKPNIDALEQKFLMNEAFVGKFPNASMVYFQFVFAAITLILIAGALLGRMNFIAWMLFVPLWLTFSYTVGAFSIWCPQGWLFRMGVIDYSGGFVIHLSSGVAGFTAAYWVGPRAPRDRERFPPNNILLMLAGAGILWMGWTGFNGGDPYVASLDASLAVLNTHVCAATSLLTWLMLDILFYEKPSVIGATQGMITGLVCITPAAGVVQGWAAVLMGLMSGCIPWFSMMFLHKKMWLLKQVDDTMAVFHTHAVAGTLGAILAGVLANPRLSRIFYMVDDWPKYIGLAYGIQSGRSYAGLRQLWVQLIGIGFVFVWNIVSTSLICLVIRMVVPLRMTEEEVSEGDNAVHGEEAYALWGDGEKFDNSKLQLVHQIEEPQLSKSGYGL from the exons ATGGCATACTTGTACTTGCCTAGAAATCATCAACCAGATGATTCAAATCCCCCATGGATGAACAAAGCTGACAATGCTTGGCAATTGACTACAGCCACCCTTGTTGGTCTTCAAAGTGTTCCAG GTCTTGTCATCCTTTATGGTAGCATCGTCAAGAAGAAATGGGCTCTCAACTCTGCTTTGATGGCCCTTTACGCTTTTGCAGCAGTCCTTGTTTGTTGGGTTGGCTGGGGATACCAATTAGCCTTTGGTGACACATTAGCTCCATTTCTTGGAAAACCGAATATTGATGCATTGGAACAAAAGTTCCTAATGAATGAAGCATTTGTTGGCAAGTTTCCAAATGCTTCAATGGTCTATTTTCAGTTTGTGTTCGCGGCGATCACTTTGATTTTAATAGCTGGTGCCCTGCTAGGGAGGATGAATTTCATCGCGTGGATGTTGTTTGTTCCACTTTGGCTTACTTTTTCATATACAGTAGGTGCATTTAGTATATGGTGCCCTCAAGGGTGGTTGTTCAGGATGGGAGTTATTGACTATTCGGGAGGTTTTGTTATTCACCTCTCTTCTGGTGTTGCTGGTTTCACTGCTGCTTATTGG GTTGGACCAAGGGCACCTAGAGACAGGGAGAGATTTCCACCAAATAACATATTGTTAATGTTGGCTGGTGCTGGCATTCTATGGATGGGATGGACAGGATTCAACGGCGGTGATCCATATGTAGCTAGCCTTGATGCATCCTTAGCCGTCCTTAACACTCATGTTTGTGCTGCTACGAGCTTGCTAACTTGGCTAATGTTAGACATTCTGTTCTATGAAAAGCCTTCTGTCATTGGTGCTACACAAGGAATGATCACTGGCTTAGTTTGCATTACTCCTGCAGCAG GGGTGGTGCAAGGTTGGGCAGCAGTACTAATGGGGTTAATGTCCGGATGCATTCCATGGTTCAGTATGATGTTTCTTCACAAGAAAATGTGGTTACTAAAACAAGTAGACGATACCATGGCAGTGTTCCATACACACGCGGTAGCAGGAACCTTAGGCGCGATTCTGGCAGGTGTATTGGCAAATCCAAGACTCAGTCGCATCTTCTACATGGTTGATGATTGGCCAAAGTATATAGGCCTTGCTTATGGCATTCAAAGTGGGAGGAGCTATGCAGGGCTCAGGCAATTATGGGTACAATTGATAGGTATTGGATTTGTTTTCGTTTGGAATATCGTTAGCACTAGTTTGATTTGCTTAGTTATTAGGATGGTGGTTCCTTTGAGGATGACAGAGGAAGAGGTCAGTGAGGGAGATAACGCGGTACACGGAGAGGAGGCCTATGCATTGTGGGGTGATGGGGAGAAATTTGACAACTCAAAGCTCCAGTTAGTTCATCAAATTGAAGAACCTCAGTTGTCCAAAAGTGGCTATGGGCTTTGA
- the LOC129881734 gene encoding beta-carotene isomerase D27, chloroplastic has translation MEANLVLSYQSFSKVSMRKINIKNTVYNKLAKTPHNHHGSNYHVYKDNLFDHLAINHLSQSIQATTGLRNKKSGYEGFVEAARVVYVNFNSTHQVNLVIESLQRAFPKPILSLVKMLLPESKWAREYCAIFTTFFFAWLVGPCEVKESEFNGRKENNVVHIKKCRFLEETNCVGMCTNLCKTPSQVFIKDTLGMSVNMVPNFDDMSCEMIFGQDPPPPDTDPAFMQPCYKLCKLSNKHQTDCNSQMKKKDHVEIS, from the exons ATGGAGGCAAATCTTGTTCTATCTTACCAGAGCTTTTCAAAAGTATccatgagaaaaataaatatcaagaaTACTGTGTACAATAAATTAGCAAAGACACCTCACAATCATCATGGTAGTAATTATCATGTTTATAAagataatttgtttgatcatCTTGCCATCAATCATCTCTCTCAAAGTATACAGGCTACCACAG GATTAAGAAACAAGAAGAGTGGCTATGAAGGCTTTGTGGAGGCTGCAAGGGTGGTGTATGTGAACTTTAATTCCACACATCAAGTAAATCTTGTTATTGAATCTCTTCAAAGAGCATTCCCTAAGCCTATTCTTTCCCTG GTGAAAATGCTACTACCGGAATCTAAGTGGGCGAGAGAGTATTGCGCTATTTTCACCACATTCTTCTTCGCTTGGCTAGTGGGACCTTGTGAG GTGAAAGAGTCAGAGTTTAACGGCAGAAAAGAGAACAATGTGGTCCACATAAAAAAATGCAG GTTTTTGGAGGAAACCAATTGTGTGGGAATGTGCACTAATTTATGCAAGACACCTTCTCAAGTTTTCATCAAAGATACATTAGGAATGTCAGTGAACATGGTGCCAA ACTTTGATGATATGAGCTGTGAAATGATATTTGGTCAGGATCCTCCTCCACCAGATACAGATCCAGCATTTATGCAGCCTTGCTACAAACTAT GCAAATTAAGCAATAAACACCAAACGGATTGCAACAGccaaatgaagaagaaagatcaTGTGGAGATTTCATAA